The genomic window AGTACAAGGAATTTTGGGATATTTTTATCCTGCTGTTCCGGTTACACTGGAAGAGTTCAAAGCATGGAATATTCCTTTTAGCTTTGATCGATATTGTAAGCCGCTTATTAATGATCAGATCCTTTGGAATTATTTGGGTGAAAACAATGGTAAAGCCCTCGAGTTCATTCATAATAATCATGATGGAACCTATTCATTTAAAGAGGAATTTGATACTCAGAGAAAGCTGGTCGATTTCTTTAAAAAAAATCCGCATGGTCAGATTGAAGAGCAATTAATTTCCCTTTGTGCGAATGTATTGTTTTTAGAGGAAGAAAGAGACGGTGAGAAAGTATATCATCCAAGATTTAATGTGTATAATATAGATTCTTATCAGTATTTGTCTGAAGAAGAGAAGAAATCTGTTTATGATCTTTACCATGATTATTTTTTCAGAAGACAGGATCATCTCTGGTATGAGAAAGCGATGGAAAAGCTTCCCATGATACTGAATGCGACAAAAATGTTGATTTGTGGAGAAGATTTAGGGCTGGTTCCTGCTTGTGTTCCTGTAGTGATGGATGAATTGGGAATTATTGCTTTGAAAATTCAGCGTATGCCTTCAGAGAATATTCCTTTTTATAACCCGAAAAATGCCAGTTATCTGAATGTTGTTACGGCTTCTACTCATGACAGTTCGACCTTGAGACAATGGTGGAAAGAAGATCAGGCTTTAATTCAGAAGTATTTTAACCAGCAATTAGTCCAATACGGAAAAGCACCAGAAGAATTGGATTCTTCTCTGGCAGAAATCATTATGAAACAACACCTTTATACTGATGCTGTATTGGCAATTTTCCCTATTCAGGAGTTTTTAGCTACTGATGAGGAACTTACCAACCCAAAAACAGACAATGAAAGAATCAATAACCCTGCGGTATTTCCTCACTATTGGCGTTACAGGATGCATTTGAATCTTGAAGACTTAAAACAGGAAAAATTGTTCAATAAAAAAATTGCAGGTTGGGTGAAAGATAGCGGAAGAGTGTAAATTTAACACCTGATTATCAATTAATTAACAATAAATTAAAAGAAGTTTTATCATATGATTTAACTTCTTTTTTGTATTCATATCCAAAAGATAGAATAAAGATATTCTGCTATATTATAACCAATTAACAACTATTGAAATGAAAAAAATATTAATAGGTCTTGCCATGAGTTTTGCGGCTTTGTCGTTTGCTCAGCAATATCCAAATAACGGATGGGGAGATGATGACGGATATTATGAGAATGATGGATATTATAGTGATCAGGATGATCAAAATTATTTCCCGGATGATTATTATTACAACTATCCTCAGGATTATTATCCCGGTGATTATTATCAAAGTAATTATAATGATTACAGAAACAGTATCATTAGCATCAACTGGAATGTCTTTTTTGCTCAGAACAGATTATCCCGTTGGCAAATTGACCAGGTATTAAGATTAAACAACCTTTATATAAGTTTTTCATCTTGGAATAATTTTTACAGATATAATCCTGACAGATGGTACTATGACAGATTTTATGCATTAGAAAGAATTTTAGGTCCCAGAGTTTTTGTGGTTTTCCGAAATAATTATTACAGAGGATACAGCCCGGTTGTCTATTTCCAAAATTACAGAAGAACCCACTATGCTTCCATCTGCAGACCTATACCTAGATACAGAAATGTGAATATTAATATTTACAGAGTAGACAGAGCTAAATTCCGAAGAATGGATAATCCGACCATCAATATTGTAAGAAGTCAAAGACCTAACAACGGATTCAGAGGAAATAATGATAATGCAGTGAGAAACAATGGAGGATTCCGAAATCAAGCTGAAAACAGAAATAATAATTCCGGAGGATTCAGAAATGAAAACAACGGAATAAGAAATAACGGCGGATTCAGAGGAAATAATGATAATAAAGTAAGAAGTAATGGTGGTTTCCGTAATGAAAGAGTTGAAAATAATGGAAATGGAGGCGGATTCAGAGGAGGTGAGGTAAGACGAGAAAGTGCTCCGAGAAGAGAAAATAATGGTGGAGGTTTTAGAAATGAAGGAGGTTCCAGAAGAAGTGAAAATGTCGCTCCAAGAGAAAACAGGGGAAATGAAGGCCGAGGAAACGGAGGTTTCCGAAACGGATTTGCAAAGAATTAAATTTTCATATATTTATATTTAAGTGGTGTGAGGGCAGATTTTAGGATCTGCTCTTTTTTTATTTTTAAAAATTTGTTATTTAATATTAAAAATTAACATTATTTATGAATATTTCAATTTAACTTTAATTTTAACTAATAATCAAAAAGATATAAAAAGAATAATTAAATATTTTAAAAGATGAAAAAATTAGTTTTAGCACTAGCATTTATCGGAATGGGAAGCTTTGCAATGGCACAACAGACCACTACAACTCCCCAAGACAGAGAAGCAAGAAAAGCAGAATTTCAGCAAAAAAGAGCACAAAAGGAAAAAGAACATTTAGATCAGATGCAAAAAGATTTGAACTTAAATCAGGCTCAGGTAACTCAAATTAAAGCTTTGCATGAAAAAAGAAAAGCTGAAATGAAAGCTGAATTTGATAAAAACAAAGAAGCAAGACAAGCTAAAATGGAGGAGATGAAAGCCAAAAGAGCACAAATGGATGCAGACATGAAGAACATCTTAACTCCGGACCAGTACGATAAATGGCAAGCTGACAGAAAAGCTAAAATGGAGCAAAGAAAAGTAGCGATGAAGGAAAAAGGTATGAAAGAAAGAAGAATGATGAAAAAGCCGATGACTACGGCCGCTCCCGAAGCGAATTAATAGTTTATAATTTTGATTTTTTAATGTTAGAAGGACGGATGTATTTCCGTCCTTTTTGTATTAATTTTAATTAAATTTTTTTGATTTCGGGCTTTTATTCCCTAATTTTGAATATAAATTTATTACTTATGGTTAGCGAGAAAATTGCAAAATTAATTAACGAACAAATAGCTCACGAACAATACGCTGCACAATATTATCTTTCAATGTCTGCTTGGTTTTCAAGTAAGGATCTGGATGGAATTGCCAATTATTTCAGAGTGCAGAGCAAAGAAGAATTGATGCATGCTGATAAAATGTTTGATTATTTAAATGATGTAGGAGGCGAAATCATTATAGGAGAAATTGCAAAACCACCTCATGAATTTGAAAATGCAACAGATATTTTTGAAAAAGCATTGGCTCACGAGAAAATCGTAACAAAAAGTATCTTTAATATTGTAAAAAATGCAAATGAAGAAGGAGATTTTGCGACTACTTCTTTCCTGCAATGGTTCATCAACGAACAGGTAGAAGAGGAAGCAAGTGCATCACAATTGGTGACTAAAATTAAAATGGTGTGTGATAATCCTTCTGCATTGTATCTTTTTGATCAGGAATTGGCACAGAGAGTGTTTACTCCGGATCCGACAGCTTAATTTAGCTTTAAGTTATTAAAAGCATAGCTTTTCGGCGGCACCAAAGGTGCCGCCGAAATTTTTATAAATTGAATTAGTCAATACTTAATCTGACAGTTATAATCAAATTAAATAACTTTAAAACAGATTAAGTATTATGACAACGCAACAAAAAATTATCAAAAACAAGTTAGGTGTACTTGAATTAGCACAACATTTAGGAAATGTATCCAAAGCTTGTAAAGTAATGGGTTATTCCCGAGACAGTTTTTATCGATTCAAAGAACTGTATGAGCAAGGAGGTGAATTAGCATTACAGGAAATCTCGAGAAGAAAGCCAGTATTAAAGAATCGTGTGGATGAAGTTATTGAAAAGGCTGTTGTTGATATAGCCATTGAAAACCCTGCTTTGGGGCAGCTTAGAGTAAGTAATGAACTTAAAAAGAAAGGTTTCATTGTATCGCCAGGGGGAGTCAGAAGTATTTGGTTAAGGCACGATCTACATACATTTAAGTTAAGATTAAAAGCTTTGGAAGCCAAATCCGCTCAAGATGGTATAGTCCTTACTGAATCTCAACTTTCAGCATTAGAAAGGGCTAAGGAAGAGAAAAAAGCTCACGGAGAAATTGAAACTCATCATCCTGGATATTTAGGAGCTCAAGACACTTATTACGTAGGCAATATCAAAGGAGTTGGACATATTTATCAGCAAACTTTTATTGACACGTATTCTAAAGTAGTATTTGCAAAGCTATATGACCGTAAAAATGCTCTTATTGCTGCTGACATGCTTAATGATCAGGTAGTCCCTTTCTTTGAGCAGCAGGAACTTCGTTTACTCAGAATTTTAACAGACAGAGGAACGGAATACTGTGGAATAAGAGAACAGCATGAATACCAACTTTATTTAGCCATTGAAGATATTGATCACACGAAGACCAAGGCTAAAAGTCCTCAGACTAACGGCATTTGTGAACGCTTTCACAGGACGATACAGGAAGAGTTTTATGCCATAGCTTTCAGAAAGAAAATTTATAGAAGCATTGAAGAACTGCAATTAGACCTAAACAGCTGGCTATCGTATTACAACAATGAAAGAACGCATACAGGAAAACATTGTTACGGTAAAACACCGATGCAGATGTTTTTGGATAGTAAACCTATTGCAAAAGAGAAATTATTGGAAACTCTTGCAGAGGAACAAAAAATCCTTACTTTTGGAAGTAAGGACAATATTGGATAACTGACAATTATTTTTAACCCCTAACTGTCAGATAAAGTCGTGGCTATTACATATAAATAAATCAACTGAGTCTTCAACACCTTTCTTCCCAATTTTTCCAGAATGTGCTTGTAGTTCTCAATCTGCTTCTCATTCTTCTCTGTTTCTTCCCCAGTTTTAAAATCGATGATAATATAACCTTCATCACTTTTCAATATCCGGTCGGGGCGATACATGCGGCTTTCCCCGTTTTCGGAAATCATGATGTCTTTTTCATTGATGACTTCCCATTTTTCATCAAAAAATTCAGCGTAGGTTTTAATAATTTGTTCTAATGTATTTTGAATTTCATCCTTTTCTTCATGGGTGATTTGTCCATCCAGAACATAAGTCTCCAATACCTTTGCAATATCTTTTTCAGTATTGATTTTCGATAACAGTTCATGAACAAAAAGTCCGATTCTTACCTTCTCGTTTCTTACCTGGTAATTTTTGGAAGGAGTTGCAATTTTGATTGACGTATTTTTTTCGTTGATGTTTTTTAAGTTGTTGATATCTTTAGTCTCAAACGTTGACGTTTTATCTTTTGAATGTTTTTTCAACATTTCAGGATGAACTTCATAAACGTCAAATTCATCAAGATTTTCAGAGTTTTTAGATTGCAGAAATTCCAGCAATTCAAGATTGTTCGATGTTTTATTGGCTTTTTGGATATAAAAAAATAATTGCTCTACAGGTCGGGTTGTTGCAACATACTGTAAACATAGCCTGTCAACAAAATTTTTATAGGCGTTTTGTTTGTTGAACTTTTCAATTTCCTCATCGTAGACTTCAAGATTTTTGCTGAATTGATTAATGTTAACCGATTTCAAAGCAGTGTTGTCGCTTGTTTCGAACCAGTTGGTAAACTCAGCATCACGATTTTTGTTCATCATTGGAATAAAGACAATCGGGAATTCCAGCCCTTTTGCTTTGTGGATGGTCATGATCTGAATAGCATCAATATTTTCCGAAGCCTGAATGGTGTACGTTGAAGCTTCTTCATCCCAATATTTTAAAAACTCTTTCGTACTTGCACCTGCATTTTGAGTAAAGTTGAAAAGCATTTCCAGAAAATTCAACAGGAAATCAGTTTCTTTGTTTTCAACCGAAAATTCATTGATGTAATATTCTACAAAATTGTACAGATTAAACCTTGGAAAATTATCCTGTCTTAATTGTAGAGAATATTTCTGTTGAATGAACTGCAAAATTGCTTCATGCGTTTCAATCTCCAAAATTTCCTTCATTTCCAGTGTAAAATCTGACATGTGAATTCTTCCCAGCTTACTCAGATGATACATCATCATGATTAAATTGGGCTTATTCTTCGGATTGGTTTCCCATTTCAGAAATTCAATCACTGCTTTCAGGGTATTGGATAATTCTAAAGTAAGTCCTTTATCGGAAATCGTCTTAATATTTGTTTCTTCCCCTTTATAATTGACTTTCAGGCTTCCCAGTTTTTGAGAGTAACTGAAAATATCGAAATTTCCCCGACAGAGAATCGTAATATCAGAAAATTTAAAACCATTATTCAGACTTTCCTGGATATCTTTCTGCATTCTTTCAGAAGTATCGTTGTAGAAATCTTCGTTGGTTAGGTTTTCTATTAAATTAACTTTTACACGGCCATCGATTCCCGATTTTGGATTTTGCATTCCATCTGTTCCGAAAATATGTTGATGTTCTTCCGCTAATTCTCGTGAATGAAACTCATACAGCTCATTATTGAACTTCACAATGTTTTTTGCACTTCGCCAGTTATCTTTTAAAACTAAAAGTTCTGCTTCTTTAGGAGAAATTTCTTTTTTATTGATAATATCCAGCATCAGCTTACTTTCACCACCACGAAAGCGGTAAATACTTTGTTTGGGATCACCAACTAACGTAAATGATGTATTTTCCGTAGAAACAGAGTGGTCTCTTAACGGTACGAAATTCTGCCATTGAAGTTCTGAAGTATCCTGAAATTCATCAAAAAAATAATGCTGAAACTGTGAACCTACTTTTTCATAAATAAAGGCAGAAGGTTCATTCCGAAGATTTTCATTGATGAGAATATTGAATTTTGAAAGTAAAACCAGATCATTCTCTTCCTCGATTTTTTTCAATTCATCCTGAATGTCTTTATTTACTTTTAAAGGAAGAAGTGCCGATAAGATTTTCTCCTTTTTCTGGGTTTCAATGTATAAAAGAATCAGCTGCATTCTGTTTTCAAGCAATTGATCCAGAATTTCTAAGATTTCAGCTTCCTTATGCTTTGATTTCGTAGCTGCTCCTTTTCTGTAATTATTGATAACAGATTCTTCTGCAGTCGTTGGAAAAGGAAAACCTGTTCTTTTTTGATGATAGAAATCTAAAACTTTTGTGAAAAATCCCCCGATTCCATTTTTTCCCTGTGCAAAATCCTCAATCTCAATATTTCTGGACTTAAATAAATCAATGGATTGTGTGGCAAGTTCTGCAGCCTGTTTTTTGTTGGCAACAATTTCTTTTCGAAGAGAGTCTTTTATGTTTTCATAATTCGTGTTGTCGAAATCTTTATTGTTTTTAAGATGTTCGTAATGAATATCTTTTACAAACTCTTTCGCCGAATCATAAAGGTTTTTATTTAAGTTAATTCGCTCATTATTTTCAAGACTGTAATCTACATAATCCATGAAGGAATTGGAAATCACCTCATTTTCTCCGATTTGGTCGAGCATTTTGTCAACGGCTTCAATCAAAAACGGTTCTGCTTCGATTTCAAGATTAAAGTTCTTTGCCAATCCCAATTCATAGGAAAAACTTCTTACCAAGCGCGAATTGAAGCGGTCAATCGTTCCGATATTTAAAGTGGAGTAATTATGAAGAATATAATCCAGTAATTTTTTGGCTCGGAGATGCAATTCGTCAAGACTAATTTTCAATCCTTCCTCTTCAAATGCCTTTTGAATATTTTTTAAGTCTCCATTGTCAGCAAAATGATCAGCAGAGAAATTTCCCAGCCACGATAAAATTCTTTCCTTCATTTCATTGGCTGCTTTATTGGTAAAGGTTAAAGCCAGAATATTCCTGATCGATTGCTGCTGATTAGGATACCGAAGACAGATCATCAAAAGCCTCTGAACAAGGGCGTATGTTTTCCCCGAACCCGCTGAAGCATTGATAACTGTATAAGAATTTTGCATGTTTTGAGTGGAATTGAAACTGCAAGTTAGCTAAACTTGGCTTAAATTTTAACATATTTCAAGCGCTATTTAACAGTTTTAAAAGTAAAATTCTAAAAGAATTCACAAAACACGTTAACTGTGGTTAAACTTATGGTTTAATTTAAAAATAACTTTAGTTTTGCTTTATAAAAAACTGTCCGTGAAATTAAAACTACTTTTTACCTTTTTCGTCTTATTTTTCATCAACATGAATGCCCAAAACTATATTTTCGGTAAGATCAATACCGAAAATGGAGTTGAGTTGAAGGATGCTACTGTAATCAACATCAGGACTAACGAACGTGTCGTTTCTAATGACGACGGTCATTTTATGATTTCCGGAAGAGTAGGCGACGAGCTTCGTATTGTAAAATCAGGCTATGAAAGAGTGAGTAAAAAAGTAAATGAAGATAATGTAAAATCATCGTTACAAATTACCCTGATAAAAACGGCTACATTAATTGATGAGGTAGAGATCAAAAAGGGAATAACGGGAGATCTGTCTATTGATTCTAAAAATCTAAATCAACAGAAGAAGGTACAGAAGCTGAAAAGCGAACTTACGCTTTATATGTCTCAAAAATCCGATCCCAGGGTTTTGGCTGCAAGACCCGGAGAATTTGTTCAGCCTAAAGGACAAGGATTTTCTATAGGAAAAGTCAAAAATAAATGGGACGATATCGATTTTATGAAATACCTGATTTCTGTGTTGGGTGAGCAATATTTCATAGAGTTGAAAATTGAAAAACCCCAAATTCAGCATTTTATCTATTATGTTTTTGCAGGAGGTTTTGAACGGAAAAATATATTGAAATACGGCTATTGCAGTGATGCAGATTTGATGAGGTTCCAACGTGCAGTATTGGTGAGAATCGCTTCTTATCGAGCCCCTCAAACCCAAAAATAAATAATTTAAGTGTTTGATTAGTATTTGAGTAACCGCATTTCGGAATAATAATTGATGATTGAGTAACATCAAATCACAAATTAAAATGAATAAAACAATTATTGCTATCGCAGTTGCTGCATTGGGTTTCATCATCGGTTTAGGACTTTTAGGAAATGCCATCAAAAACCGGAATAAATCTGAAAATACCATTTCGGTAACCGGTTTAGGAACCAAACCATTTACCTCAGATCTTATCACATGGTCAGGAAGTTTTTCAAAAAATAATCTCGATCTGAAATCAGCTTATGACGAATTAGCTTCAGATCGAAAAGTGATTAATGATTATTTGCTTTCAAAAGGAATTAAGCAGAACGAAATCGTCTTCTCATCGGTAGATATTCAAAAGCAGTTCAGAAGCTATAATGATTCTAATGGAAATTATGTTCAGGGTGAGTTTTCCGGATATAACCTGACCCAAAAAGTGTCTATTGAAAGTAAGGAAGTTGCCAAAATTGAAAATCTTTCCAGGAATATTACCGAAATTATCAATCGTGGAATTGAATTTACATCCTCTTCGCCATCCTATTTTTACACCAAGCTTTCTACGGTGAAGCAGGAAATGATCGCTTCTGCAACAAAAGATGCTAAGGAACGAGCTGAAAAAATCGCTGAAAACTCAGGAAGCAGCCTTGGTAACCTTAAAAAAGCAACAATGGGTGTCATACAGATTACCGCTCCGAATTCAAATGAAGATTATTCTTACGGAGGAACTTTTAATACGTCTTCTAAAGAAAAAGAAGCAAGTATTACTATAAAATTAGAATATGAAGTGAATTAAAAAAGTCAGAAGTTAGCTTCTGACTTTTATATTTAATGATAAACAATATCGTAGATTTCTTCTTTGATTTCCTTTATATTTTCGGGAGCGTAGTTTGCCAGGAGCCAAAGTTTAAGAGCGTTTTTTCCTTCTCCATAGCTAGGCTGTACATATAGCTCATCTACTAGTCTGAAGTTATTTTTCTGATAAAACGCATAGCGTCTTTTGGCATCATCATCTAAATGTTCCGGTTCTATTTCCAAGATAATTCTAGGATAATTTTTAAATAAATAGCCAGTGATGTGAGAGCCTAGTTTCTGACTTCTGAACTCAGCAAATACTTCAAAGTGCTCTACAAAAACAAAATGACTGAGCTCCCAGATAATTAAGTAGCCGATATTTTTTGTGTCATGCAAAACCGAAATAATCTTAGCATTCGGATGACTCAAAAGATTGATAAAAGGAGCCCAATCCCTTCTTTCGTCTTCCGGAAAGGTGGTAGAATACGAGTTATAGATTTCCTGAACCCTGTAATCTTCAGGAGAAGTGATTTGTAAAAATTCCATGGTTATAAATCAAAAACATTAGGTCTTCGGGTAATAAAAATATCTTTAATCCAAAGAGTAAAAGCCAAGCCCAGATAAATTAAAAAGAAAAACCCTGCAGTCGCAAAAGTAGAGTAGATAAAAAACACTCTTAATTTTGAAACAGGAATTCCCAGTTTAGCGCCTGTTCTCGTAAGAACACCAAACCATTCTCTTTCCATTTTGTGTCGGATATTGCTCAGCATTTTATGTCTCTTTTAAAATTTTTAAACCAATACCGCAATTTAAGCAATTTTTTGTTTCACAATTGCTTTTATAATGATAAATGAGGCTTTGGCTTTCCAGTGCTGTATCGGGTTTTACTTTCAGTTTTTTCCAGTTTTCAGTAATAAAATTCTTTTCAGGAGGTAAGCTTTTATAGAAGCTGATCATCTCTTCCGGGTTGTCTTCGTTATGGTATTGATGGTAAGTGTATTTTACAGGTAAAATGCTGTTGAAAATAATAAGATTGATAAATTCTTTGCTTAAAATTTTAGGTTGGATATGAGAAGATATTTTTCCAAAATTGAATTTATCATCCCAATATTCGGAAGCTTTGATATTTTTAAAAATTTCATATACTTCTTCAGAGTCTTTTGCCGAAATGAGTTTTGAGAAAAGATTCTGATGTTGAAAATAAAGGTTAGCTAACTGAGAAAGACGAATCGTTGGGAAATTCGGAGGTCTTAATCTTAAAAATTTAGGATGAGTTCTGAGATAAGGAAGGTTGAATTTTGTTGTAAGAAAATCAAATTCCCGTTTCCACAGTTTCATCTGGTCGTCGATTGGGTTTTCAAGCCAACCTGAAATTCCGAAAAATAAAGCTTCAAGCTGGATTTTATCCTGTCTGATTTTATTAATGATGGAAAAATCTATGCTTTCTGCAATTTGTTTAAAAATAAAAGCATTCACTTTGAGCCCGAAAGAATAGGCGAGATGATGAAAAAGTACGGCTTCGAAATTATTTTTTGATCTTTTAAGATCTTCTTCAATAGAAATCGATTTTTCCTGAAGCTTTTTTAAAACATTCTCTTCATGGAAGTAAAAAGGAATGTTGTGGGGAGTGAAAAGGTTTTCACAGGAAATAAACTGATTTTCATAAAGTAGTTTTTCGTATTTCCCGAGAATATTCTCATCAATATGTTTTTTAAGTTCTAATGTCGGGATATTTTTAGCGGTAAATTCTTCAATTTCTATGTCGTGCTGGAAGACTACATGTAGAATGATATTCTGATAATTAGGATCATCAGAATGCTGATGGAAAATCCAGTCTGAAGATTTTACGTGCAGTTCAATGTTACCGGCAAGGATTACATTTTTAGTTTTAATTTTTGCCATCAGGAAATCGGGTCCGGAATCCGTATTCCATTTTCCGGAATGTAGGATTTCAATTGAATTTCCATCAGTATCTTTAAAATCAAAATTGGTGAAAATCTTGAAATTCCAAAGATATTGGAGAAGCTTTTCATTCATAATTTGTGTTTGTGTAACCACTAATTTATGAATTTTAATTAAATATATTTGATTCGGTTTACCATAAAAAACTGCTCAGAAATCATCTGAACAGTTTACATTTTTATGATAAAATGAATTTATTCCGATACCGAAGCTTGTGCGGTCAGTTTGAAATTTTCAATAGTCGTTTTGTACATTTCTTCGTAAATAGGAAGGATATTTTTCAAATCAAATTTTACGGCTTGTTCTTTTGCATTCAGTTTCATTTTTGCCAAAAGTTCATCATTGTTTAACAATTTGATACAGTAATTACTCATCGCTTCTACATTTCCGATTTCAGCTAAAAATCCTGTTTCTCCCTGAATATTTACTTCCGGAATTCCTCCTGCGTTGGAACTGATCACCGGAGTGTAAGCCGCCATTGCTTCCAATGCTGCCAAACCGAAGCTTTCCTGCTCAGAAGGCAGTAAGAACACATCGGAAAGCTGAAGAATTCTGTACAGGTCATTCACTTTTCCTAAAAGACGGATTTTTGAAATCAGTTCCGGGTTTTCTTCCAAAAACTGATTGATTTTCTCCATATCCGGACCTTCTCCAATGATAATTAACTTGGACTTTACTTTTTTCTCTACATTTTTGAATATCTGCAAAACTTCATCTACACGTTTTACCGGTCTTAAATTGGAAACATGGATTAAAATCTTTTCATCAGGATTGGCAAACTGCGTTCTCTGGCATTCATTACATTCATCAAACTCAGAATTGTCGATAAAGTTGGTGATTACCTGAATTTCCTTTTTAATATTGAAAAACTGCAGCGTGTCTTTTTTTAAGCTTTCGGAAACGGATGTTATCGCATCAGATTTATTGATGGAAAACTCTACAGCGTGTTTATAGCTTGGGTGTTGCCCTACTAACGTGATGTCGGTTCCGTGAAGTGTTGTTACCAACGGGATGTCATTATTATCTTCATGAAGCATCTGTTTTGCCGTAAAAGCTGCATATGCATAAGGAATGGCGTAATGAGCATGAAGCAGATCAAGTTTGTACAGATTAACGACACGATAGATCATCGAGCTTAGCGCAATATCATAAGGCTGATACTGAAAAAGCGGATAGGTCTGAACGTTTACTCTGTGAAAAAAAATATTAGGATTGGTAATATCTAATCTTGCAGGCAGGGCTGAACTGATGAAGTGTACTTCATAGCCTTTATTAGCAAGTGACATCCCTAGTTCTGTTGCTACAATTCCGCTTCCTCCGTAGGTTGGGTAGCAAAGTATGCCTATTTTCATCTGTAAATATTTTATTTTTAATGGTCAGATGGAACGCTTACGATTATTTTCTATTGCTAAGAAAGTTTTCTTATTGGCGTTTCATTGTATAGTTTGTTTGATATGGTCTAATGTATTGATTTTACTTTCAGGTCGATTCCCATTCCTGCTTTCAGTTTGTCATTTACCAAAACCGGAAGTCTGCCTGAAATATTGGTCTTTCCGTTGAGTGCATTTGCCGTTGCCGTCATAGAATCGTCATTATTTTCATAAGAAACCAAAACGGTAGATACTTTTGAAATATCAATATCTTTTAACGCATAAGCACTTCCGAAAACATTCAGAATTACATTTTGTTTTTTTGCTAAATCTTCCAAAATCTTTTTCGATTCTGCTGAAATTTTATAAGGTTTATAAGCCGTAGAATTGTCCTTGTGGAATCCTACAATCACCGTAGAATTAGCAGGGATGGTATTGATTTCATTCGATTTTTTAATTATGATATTTGATCCCAGCTGATTGGCAAAAGTCTGATAAGGTGCTTCTTCCAACGGAACATAATAAATTTGTTTTCCGTTTAACGGAAGCAGTTTTTTATCATCTTTTAATAACGTAAGAGCATTTGAATATAAATTCTGAACCAAAATTTTATGAGAATCATTGTTAAGATCCTGGTTAATGTTTTCAGGATTTTTCGGACTATATTTATCTAAGCCTAAGAAATATTTGGTCAAAAGAATTTTCTTTACACTTTCTTCAACTCTTGCCTGAGGAATTTCTCCGTTATCAATCGCTTTTTGAATCAATTTTTTCCCTTCTGCAACACCCTGAGAAAAAAGCATAATGTCGTTTCCTGCTTTAA from Chryseobacterium camelliae includes these protein-coding regions:
- a CDS encoding DUF2851 family protein; this encodes MNEKLLQYLWNFKIFTNFDFKDTDGNSIEILHSGKWNTDSGPDFLMAKIKTKNVILAGNIELHVKSSDWIFHQHSDDPNYQNIILHVVFQHDIEIEEFTAKNIPTLELKKHIDENILGKYEKLLYENQFISCENLFTPHNIPFYFHEENVLKKLQEKSISIEEDLKRSKNNFEAVLFHHLAYSFGLKVNAFIFKQIAESIDFSIINKIRQDKIQLEALFFGISGWLENPIDDQMKLWKREFDFLTTKFNLPYLRTHPKFLRLRPPNFPTIRLSQLANLYFQHQNLFSKLISAKDSEEVYEIFKNIKASEYWDDKFNFGKISSHIQPKILSKEFINLIIFNSILPVKYTYHQYHNEDNPEEMISFYKSLPPEKNFITENWKKLKVKPDTALESQSLIYHYKSNCETKNCLNCGIGLKILKET
- the bshA gene encoding N-acetyl-alpha-D-glucosaminyl L-malate synthase BshA, coding for MKIGILCYPTYGGSGIVATELGMSLANKGYEVHFISSALPARLDITNPNIFFHRVNVQTYPLFQYQPYDIALSSMIYRVVNLYKLDLLHAHYAIPYAYAAFTAKQMLHEDNNDIPLVTTLHGTDITLVGQHPSYKHAVEFSINKSDAITSVSESLKKDTLQFFNIKKEIQVITNFIDNSEFDECNECQRTQFANPDEKILIHVSNLRPVKRVDEVLQIFKNVEKKVKSKLIIIGEGPDMEKINQFLEENPELISKIRLLGKVNDLYRILQLSDVFLLPSEQESFGLAALEAMAAYTPVISSNAGGIPEVNIQGETGFLAEIGNVEAMSNYCIKLLNNDELLAKMKLNAKEQAVKFDLKNILPIYEEMYKTTIENFKLTAQASVSE